The following proteins come from a genomic window of Streptomyces sp. NBC_01716:
- a CDS encoding NUDIX hydrolase produces the protein MIVWINGAFGAGKTSTARELIDMIPNSTLYDPGLIGSGLRELLPQKRLAEVSDYQDLPIWRRLVVDTAAALLADVGGVLVVPMTLLRQEYRDEIFGGLAARRIPVRHVLLTLDETILRGRIADRTREEAAGEDPAGTERARQWAYEHIEPYGAALGWLTADALVVDTGGLTPAQSAAVVAEAVHTGSAGLCEIVQTPEPTAETVAAGVLLFDERDRVLLVDPTYKPGWEFPGGVVESGEAPARAGMREVTEEIGIELADVPRLLVVDWEPPRPPGFGGLRLIFDGGRLPDQDAGRLLLPGSELRGWRFVTEDEAASMLPPARYERLRWALRARERRTVLNLEAGVPVG, from the coding sequence GTGATCGTCTGGATCAACGGTGCGTTCGGAGCGGGCAAGACCAGTACGGCGCGCGAGCTGATCGACATGATCCCTAACAGCACCCTGTACGACCCCGGGCTGATCGGTTCCGGGCTGCGGGAGCTGCTGCCGCAGAAGAGACTCGCCGAAGTGAGTGACTATCAGGACCTGCCCATCTGGCGGCGCCTGGTCGTGGACACCGCCGCCGCGCTGCTCGCCGACGTCGGCGGCGTGCTCGTCGTCCCGATGACGCTGCTGCGGCAGGAGTACAGGGACGAGATATTCGGCGGTCTGGCAGCCCGCCGCATTCCCGTCCGGCATGTGCTCCTGACCTTGGACGAAACGATTTTGCGCGGCCGGATAGCGGACCGTACACGGGAGGAGGCGGCCGGCGAGGACCCCGCCGGGACCGAGCGCGCCCGGCAGTGGGCGTACGAACACATCGAGCCCTACGGCGCCGCGCTCGGCTGGCTCACGGCCGACGCCCTGGTCGTCGACACCGGAGGGCTCACACCGGCACAGAGCGCGGCGGTCGTCGCCGAGGCGGTGCACACGGGCTCGGCGGGGCTGTGCGAGATCGTGCAGACACCCGAGCCCACGGCGGAGACGGTCGCGGCGGGGGTGCTCCTCTTCGACGAGCGGGACCGCGTGCTGCTCGTCGACCCCACCTACAAGCCGGGCTGGGAATTCCCCGGCGGGGTGGTCGAGAGCGGCGAGGCGCCCGCGCGGGCCGGGATGCGCGAGGTCACCGAGGAGATCGGGATAGAACTCGCCGACGTACCCAGGCTGTTGGTGGTGGACTGGGAGCCGCCGAGACCGCCCGGCTTCGGCGGGCTGCGGCTGATCTTCGACGGCGGCCGGCTGCCGGACCAGGACGCCGGAAGACTGCTGCTGCCCGGCTCCGAGCTGCGCGGCTGGCGTTTCGTCACCGAGGACGAGGCGGCGTCGATGCTGCCGCCCGCCCGCTATGAGCGGCTGCGGTGGGCCCTAAGGGCCCGGGAGCGGCGGACCGTGCTCAATCTGGAGGCCGGTGTCCCGGTCGGCTGA
- a CDS encoding MBL fold metallo-hydrolase has protein sequence MDLVAISPRLHMLRFPIGQAYLWQDENELTLIDSGHVYAGPEIEHAIRDLGLTPANLRRVVLTHCHRDHVGSAQELAGRYGAEVMAHRLDAPIIRGEWPVPDPLLLDWEIPLYEHGLTVPPAPPTRVDRELEDGDELPFGDGARVVHVPGHTYGSIAVHLPYHGVLFTGDAVAAAERRVMLGVFNVNRESAKRSMIRLAALGPSTVCFGHGDPLVTDGTTDAAAVLYASADRDTGLQIEHGPPLPGP, from the coding sequence ATGGATCTCGTTGCGATCAGTCCCCGGCTGCATATGCTCCGTTTCCCCATCGGTCAGGCGTACTTGTGGCAGGACGAGAACGAGCTGACTCTCATCGATTCCGGTCATGTCTACGCGGGACCGGAGATCGAGCACGCCATTCGCGATCTCGGTCTCACCCCCGCGAATCTGCGCCGTGTCGTCCTCACCCACTGCCACCGCGACCATGTGGGTTCGGCGCAGGAGCTGGCCGGGCGGTACGGCGCCGAGGTGATGGCGCACCGGCTCGACGCCCCGATCATCCGCGGCGAGTGGCCGGTGCCCGACCCGCTGCTCCTCGACTGGGAGATCCCGCTGTACGAGCACGGGCTGACCGTGCCGCCCGCGCCGCCCACCCGGGTGGACCGCGAGTTGGAGGACGGCGACGAGCTGCCCTTCGGCGACGGCGCGCGGGTGGTGCATGTCCCGGGGCACACGTACGGATCCATCGCCGTCCATCTGCCGTACCACGGTGTGCTGTTCACGGGTGACGCCGTGGCCGCCGCCGAACGCCGCGTGATGCTCGGCGTGTTCAACGTCAACCGTGAGAGCGCGAAGCGGTCCATGATCCGCCTCGCGGCGCTCGGACCCTCGACGGTCTGTTTCGGCCACGGCGATCCGCTCGTCACGGACGGGACCACGGACGCCGCCGCCGTGCTGTACGCGTCAGCCGACCGGGACACCGGCCTCCAGATTGAGCACGGTCCGCCGCTCCCGGGCCCTTAG
- a CDS encoding dipeptidase, which yields MSVTPIAETVASLMPRARAELAELVAFRSVADPAQFPRGECEAAAAWVADALRAEGFRDVSVLDTPDGSQSVYGFLPGPEGAPTVLLYAHYDVQPPLDESAWVTPPFELTERDGRWYGRGAADCKGGFVMHLLALRALKAADGVPVSVKVVVEGSEEQGTGGLERYAEEHPELLAADTIVIGDTGNFRVGLPTVTATLRGMTMLRVRIDALEGNLHSGQFGGAAPDALAALIQLLASLRAEDGSTTVDGLAADADWDGLDYPEADFVKDAKVLEGVGLIGRGSVADRVWARPAVTVIGIDCPPVVGATPSLQASARAQISLRVPPGQDADEATKLLTAHLHAHTPWGARVSVEQVGQGQPFRADTDSPAYASMAEAMRVAYPGEEMQTAGMGGSIPLCNTLASLYPAAEILLIGLSEPEAQIHAVNESVSPEELERLSVAEAHFLVNFARSKRG from the coding sequence ATGTCCGTCACTCCGATCGCCGAAACCGTCGCTTCGCTGATGCCCCGGGCACGGGCGGAACTGGCGGAGCTGGTGGCCTTCCGGTCGGTGGCGGATCCCGCGCAGTTCCCGCGCGGCGAGTGCGAGGCCGCCGCCGCGTGGGTGGCGGACGCCCTGCGGGCCGAGGGGTTCCGGGACGTCTCAGTGCTGGACACCCCGGACGGTTCGCAGTCCGTCTACGGCTTCCTGCCCGGCCCCGAAGGCGCCCCGACCGTGCTGCTGTACGCGCATTACGACGTGCAGCCGCCGCTCGACGAGAGCGCCTGGGTCACCCCGCCGTTCGAGCTCACCGAACGGGACGGCCGCTGGTACGGACGCGGGGCCGCCGACTGCAAGGGCGGCTTTGTGATGCATCTGCTCGCGCTGCGCGCGCTCAAGGCCGCCGACGGCGTGCCGGTGAGCGTGAAGGTGGTGGTGGAGGGTTCGGAGGAGCAGGGCACCGGCGGTCTGGAACGGTACGCCGAGGAGCACCCGGAGCTGCTGGCCGCGGACACGATCGTCATCGGCGACACGGGCAACTTCCGGGTCGGGCTGCCGACGGTCACGGCGACGCTGCGCGGGATGACCATGCTGCGCGTGCGGATCGACGCCCTCGAAGGCAACCTGCACTCGGGCCAGTTCGGCGGCGCGGCACCCGACGCGCTCGCCGCGCTCATCCAGCTGCTTGCCTCGTTGCGGGCGGAGGACGGTTCGACGACCGTGGACGGTCTGGCGGCCGACGCCGACTGGGACGGACTCGACTATCCCGAGGCCGACTTCGTCAAGGACGCCAAGGTCCTGGAGGGTGTCGGGCTGATCGGCCGGGGCAGCGTCGCCGACCGGGTCTGGGCCCGGCCCGCCGTCACCGTGATCGGCATCGACTGCCCGCCGGTGGTTGGCGCGACCCCGTCGCTTCAGGCGAGCGCCCGCGCCCAGATCAGCCTGCGGGTGCCGCCGGGCCAGGACGCCGACGAGGCGACCAAGCTGCTCACCGCGCACCTGCACGCGCACACCCCGTGGGGAGCCAGGGTCTCGGTCGAGCAGGTCGGGCAGGGCCAGCCGTTCCGCGCGGACACCGACAGCCCCGCGTACGCCTCGATGGCCGAGGCGATGCGCGTCGCCTATCCGGGCGAGGAGATGCAGACCGCCGGTATGGGCGGCTCCATCCCGCTCTGCAACACGCTGGCCTCGCTGTACCCGGCCGCGGAGATCCTGCTGATCGGGCTCAGCGAGCCGGAGGCGCAGATCCACGCGGTCAACGAGAGTGTGTCTCCCGAGGAGTTGGAGCGCCTGTCGGTGGCCGAGGCGCACTTCCTGGTCAACTTCGCGCGCTCCAAACGCGGCTGA
- a CDS encoding geranylgeranyl reductase family protein, with product MSSENADAGSESGSAPGTGPEAGPAGEHDRSVWDVVVVGAGPAGASAAYAAAVAGRRVLLLEKAELPRYKTCGGGIIGPSRDSLPPGFELPLRDRVHAVTFSMNGRLARTRRSRRMLFGLINRPEFDASLVEHAQKAGAVLRTGASVSRVQQHGPAVPDRRTVAVVLSDGETVLARAVVGADGSAGRIGAHVGVKLDQVDLGLELEIPVPPTVAEDWAGRVLIDWGPLPGSYGWVFPKGDTLTVGVISARGDGAATKRYLEDFVAKQGLAGFEPSISSGHLTRCRSDDSPLSRGRVLVCGDAAGLLEPWTREGISFALRSGRLAGEWAVRISEAHDAVDARRQALNYAFAIKAGLGVEMSVGRRMLSVFERRPGVLHAAITGFRPAWKAFADITRGATSLGGLVRTHPLARRALDLLDRPKAGTAPATEKSGDQEPDRARDDEDRDKDPKDGAVTP from the coding sequence GTGAGCAGCGAGAACGCAGACGCCGGAAGTGAATCTGGAAGCGCGCCCGGGACCGGTCCCGAGGCGGGTCCGGCGGGTGAGCACGACCGGTCGGTGTGGGATGTCGTCGTGGTCGGCGCGGGCCCGGCGGGAGCGTCCGCGGCCTACGCGGCGGCGGTCGCGGGCCGTCGGGTGCTGCTCCTGGAGAAGGCGGAGTTGCCCCGCTACAAGACCTGCGGAGGCGGCATCATCGGCCCCTCGCGGGATTCGCTGCCCCCCGGCTTCGAACTGCCCCTGCGCGACCGGGTGCACGCGGTCACGTTCTCGATGAACGGCCGGCTGGCCCGTACCCGGCGCTCCCGGCGCATGCTCTTCGGGCTGATCAACAGGCCCGAGTTCGACGCCAGTCTGGTCGAGCACGCGCAGAAGGCGGGCGCCGTGCTCCGTACCGGCGCGTCGGTCTCGCGGGTCCAGCAGCACGGCCCGGCCGTGCCCGACCGCCGTACGGTCGCCGTGGTCCTGTCCGACGGTGAGACGGTCCTGGCGCGCGCGGTCGTCGGCGCCGACGGCAGTGCGGGCCGGATAGGCGCTCATGTCGGGGTGAAGCTCGACCAGGTGGACCTCGGTCTGGAGCTGGAGATCCCGGTGCCGCCGACGGTCGCCGAGGACTGGGCGGGGCGGGTTCTCATCGACTGGGGCCCGCTGCCGGGGAGTTACGGCTGGGTCTTCCCCAAGGGCGACACGCTCACCGTGGGTGTCATCTCGGCGCGCGGCGACGGCGCGGCGACGAAGCGCTATCTGGAGGACTTCGTCGCCAAGCAGGGGCTGGCGGGCTTCGAGCCCTCGATCTCGTCGGGCCATCTGACGCGCTGCCGCAGCGACGACTCGCCGCTCTCGCGCGGCCGGGTGCTGGTCTGCGGTGACGCGGCGGGTCTGCTGGAGCCGTGGACCAGGGAGGGGATCTCCTTCGCACTGCGCTCGGGGCGGCTCGCGGGGGAGTGGGCGGTACGGATCTCGGAGGCGCACGACGCGGTGGACGCCCGTCGGCAGGCGCTGAACTACGCGTTCGCGATCAAGGCGGGTCTCGGTGTCGAGATGAGCGTCGGCCGCCGGATGCTCTCCGTCTTCGAACGCAGGCCGGGGGTGCTGCACGCGGCGATCACCGGATTCCGGCCCGCGTGGAAGGCGTTCGCCGACATCACGCGCGGGGCGACCTCGCTGGGTGGTCTCGTACGGACCCATCCGCTGGCCCGGCGCGCGCTGGACCTCCTGGACCGCCCGAAGGCGGGCACCGCCCCGGCCACGGAGAAGAGCGGGGACCAGGAGCCCGACCGGGCACGGGACGACGAGGACCGCGACAAGGACCCGAAGGACGGCGCGGTCACGCCGTAG
- a CDS encoding sensor histidine kinase, translated as MEEQIRRVGFGPPWLRGGHVPGADGAGDGPAGGRKLWRLPWFSSVLIAVFVSIGSGFAARGQPEREQLDAFARALLLIGPALLVVRYRYPVLCVFGVALSAMLYLGAGYAYGPIFLTVAVACFAAIVSGHRRAAWWAIGLLWASQLLVGHVLYPHLPPSGDAGAAWGPEVGVAAWVAAVLVGSELVRVRREQWIHDRRERAAAEARRADEERLRIARELHDVLAHSISVINVQAGVGLALIDSDPEQARTALTTIKAASKEALGEVRQVLDTLRTSGDAPRTPAPGLDRLPELVEQAAGAGLSVELETEGDRVALSPGADLAAFRIVQEALTNVVRHSGSRTAHVRIGYGAGRLTLRIDDAGPATGDEAGGGGNGLVGMRERAAALGGTIEAGPRPDGGFRVRASLPLKPKETP; from the coding sequence ATGGAAGAGCAGATCAGGCGCGTCGGATTCGGTCCCCCCTGGCTCAGGGGCGGGCACGTGCCGGGCGCCGACGGGGCGGGGGACGGCCCGGCCGGGGGCCGGAAGCTGTGGCGGCTGCCCTGGTTCAGCAGCGTGCTGATCGCCGTCTTCGTCTCGATCGGCTCGGGCTTCGCCGCCCGGGGCCAGCCGGAGCGCGAACAGCTCGACGCGTTCGCCCGCGCCCTGCTGCTCATCGGCCCCGCACTGCTCGTCGTGCGCTACCGCTACCCGGTGCTCTGCGTCTTCGGCGTCGCTCTCTCCGCGATGCTCTACCTCGGCGCCGGCTACGCCTACGGCCCGATCTTCCTCACCGTCGCGGTCGCCTGCTTCGCCGCGATCGTCTCAGGACACCGAAGAGCGGCCTGGTGGGCGATCGGTCTCCTCTGGGCGAGCCAACTGCTGGTCGGCCATGTGCTCTACCCCCATCTGCCTCCGAGCGGCGACGCCGGCGCCGCCTGGGGGCCCGAAGTGGGCGTCGCCGCCTGGGTCGCGGCCGTGCTCGTCGGCTCCGAGCTCGTCAGGGTGCGCCGGGAGCAGTGGATCCACGACCGGCGGGAGCGAGCCGCCGCCGAGGCGCGCCGTGCCGACGAGGAGCGGCTGCGTATCGCGCGTGAACTCCACGACGTCCTCGCCCACTCCATCTCCGTCATCAACGTCCAGGCGGGCGTGGGACTCGCGCTCATCGACTCCGACCCGGAACAGGCCCGCACCGCGCTCACCACCATCAAGGCCGCGAGCAAGGAAGCACTGGGTGAGGTACGGCAGGTTCTCGACACGCTCAGGACCTCCGGCGACGCCCCGCGTACCCCCGCGCCGGGACTCGACCGGCTCCCCGAACTGGTCGAGCAGGCCGCCGGCGCCGGGCTGAGCGTCGAACTCGAAACCGAGGGTGACCGCGTCGCGCTGTCGCCCGGCGCCGACCTGGCCGCCTTCCGTATCGTCCAGGAGGCCCTCACCAACGTGGTGCGCCACTCGGGCTCCCGTACCGCACATGTCCGGATCGGCTACGGCGCCGGCCGGCTCACCCTCCGTATCGACGACGCGGGCCCCGCGACCGGCGACGAGGCCGGCGGCGGCGGCAACGGACTGGTCGGGATGCGGGAGCGCGCGGCGGCCCTCGGTGGCACCATCGAGGCGGGCCCACGCCCGGACGGGGGTTTCCGCGTACGGGCCTCCCTTCCCCTGAAGCCGAAGGAGACACCGTGA
- a CDS encoding response regulator transcription factor — protein MIRVLLADDQSLVRAGFRALLDAQPDIEVAGEAADGEEALRKVRELAPDVVLMDIRMPVMDGLDATRGITGDGGLDQVKVVMLTTFELDEYVFEALRSGASGFLVKDTEPEELLRAVRAVVDGDALLSPGVTRRLIAEFASRSKAPAALDGLGELTEREREVMALVGIGLSNEEIARRLVVSPLTAKTHVSRTMVKLGARDRAQLVVRAYESGLVRPGWLG, from the coding sequence GTGATCCGTGTCCTGCTCGCCGACGACCAGTCACTGGTACGGGCAGGCTTCCGCGCGCTGCTCGACGCCCAGCCGGACATCGAGGTCGCCGGTGAGGCCGCCGACGGGGAGGAGGCGCTGCGCAAGGTACGCGAACTCGCCCCGGACGTCGTCCTGATGGACATCCGGATGCCGGTGATGGACGGACTCGACGCCACTCGCGGGATCACCGGGGACGGCGGACTCGACCAGGTGAAGGTGGTCATGCTCACCACCTTCGAACTCGACGAGTACGTCTTCGAGGCACTCCGTTCGGGCGCGTCGGGCTTTCTCGTCAAGGACACCGAGCCGGAGGAACTGCTGCGCGCCGTAAGGGCGGTGGTGGACGGCGACGCGCTGCTGTCGCCCGGTGTGACGCGGCGGCTGATCGCGGAGTTCGCCTCGCGCTCCAAGGCGCCGGCCGCCCTGGACGGTCTCGGTGAACTCACCGAGCGGGAGCGGGAGGTGATGGCCCTCGTCGGGATCGGGCTCTCGAACGAGGAGATCGCCCGCAGGCTGGTGGTCAGCCCGCTCACCGCCAAGACCCATGTGAGCCGCACGATGGTGAAGCTCGGCGCCCGCGACCGGGCCCAACTGGTCGTCAGGGCCTACGAGTCGGGGCTGGTACGGCCCGGCTGGCTCGGCTGA
- a CDS encoding SCO4225 family membrane protein, with amino-acid sequence MKSGRLNALARLAQGPARLIYGNRASQIYLAVVAATAVFVAVDTLFVHHDDASLAGVWLFFLAAPTVFLFFAGGSLIGESFASSSAFGYVALIASVLIQAAALGAFVRVLSDRTGQARAPREA; translated from the coding sequence ATGAAGTCAGGACGCCTGAACGCACTGGCCCGGCTCGCCCAGGGCCCCGCCCGACTGATCTACGGCAACCGGGCCTCGCAGATCTATCTCGCCGTGGTGGCCGCGACAGCGGTTTTCGTGGCCGTCGACACGCTGTTCGTGCACCACGACGACGCGTCGCTCGCGGGCGTGTGGCTGTTCTTCCTCGCGGCGCCCACCGTCTTCCTCTTCTTCGCCGGCGGATCGCTGATCGGCGAGTCGTTCGCCTCGTCGTCCGCGTTCGGCTATGTGGCGCTCATCGCCTCCGTACTCATACAGGCGGCGGCCCTCGGGGCGTTCGTCCGCGTGCTGAGCGACAGGACCGGCCAGGCGCGCGCTCCCCGCGAGGCCTGA
- a CDS encoding MFS transporter: protein MPNLNKLRTALSGGRGGDPAADASLSSLTPLRITLTVFFALDGFLFAGWVVRIPAIKEQTGASASDLGLALLGVSAGAVVTMMFTGRMCRRFGSHPVTVVSSLLLALSIALPARTHSVLTLGLVLLVFGAAYGSLNVSMNSAAVDLVAALRRPVMSSFHAAFSLGGMAGAGLGGLVAGSLSASAHLLALTGVGLLVTALAGPSLLRHTAPPAGARGPAAARESAKAPRRLDRRTRGLVVLFGVIALCTAYGEGALADWGALHLAQDLHANAGLAAAGYSLFALAMTIGRLSGTALLERLGQTRTLVTGGVLAALGMLLGALAPTTWLALLGFAITGLGLANIFPVAVARAGALAGPSGVAAASTLGYGGMLLGPPAIGFLADWFSLPVALTTVALLAGAAALIAYSARGVSAPAPADVSAGRIRAGVPADVPARSAYQEG from the coding sequence GTGCCGAACCTAAACAAACTCCGGACGGCCCTGTCGGGGGGTCGTGGCGGAGATCCCGCCGCCGACGCCTCACTCTCCAGCCTCACGCCCCTCCGTATCACTCTGACCGTGTTCTTCGCCCTGGACGGCTTCCTCTTCGCCGGCTGGGTCGTCCGTATCCCAGCCATCAAGGAGCAGACCGGCGCGTCGGCGAGCGACCTCGGTCTGGCCCTCCTCGGCGTCTCCGCCGGGGCCGTGGTCACGATGATGTTCACGGGGCGGATGTGCCGTCGCTTCGGCAGCCACCCGGTGACGGTGGTCAGCTCGCTGCTGCTGGCGCTGAGCATCGCGCTGCCCGCGCGGACGCACTCGGTTCTGACGCTCGGCCTGGTCCTGCTCGTTTTCGGTGCCGCGTACGGCTCGCTCAACGTCTCGATGAACAGCGCGGCCGTCGATCTCGTCGCCGCGCTGCGCCGTCCCGTGATGTCCAGCTTCCACGCCGCGTTCAGCCTGGGCGGCATGGCGGGCGCGGGACTCGGCGGGCTGGTGGCCGGCAGTCTCTCCGCGTCGGCGCATCTCCTCGCCCTCACGGGCGTCGGCCTCCTCGTCACGGCGCTCGCCGGACCCTCGCTGCTGCGCCACACGGCTCCCCCGGCCGGCGCCCGGGGCCCCGCTGCCGCGAGGGAGAGCGCAAAGGCTCCCCGGCGACTCGACCGGCGTACCCGCGGGCTGGTCGTCCTCTTCGGGGTGATCGCGCTGTGCACCGCCTACGGGGAAGGCGCTCTCGCCGACTGGGGTGCCCTGCACCTCGCCCAGGACCTGCACGCCAACGCCGGGCTCGCCGCCGCCGGTTACTCGCTCTTCGCGCTCGCCATGACGATCGGACGCCTGTCCGGTACGGCTCTGCTCGAACGCCTCGGCCAGACCCGCACCCTGGTCACCGGCGGTGTGCTCGCCGCGCTCGGCATGCTCCTCGGCGCACTCGCGCCGACGACCTGGCTCGCACTGCTCGGCTTCGCGATCACCGGACTCGGCCTCGCCAACATCTTCCCGGTGGCCGTGGCCAGGGCCGGTGCGCTCGCGGGTCCGAGCGGGGTCGCCGCCGCGTCCACGCTCGGGTACGGCGGCATGCTGCTGGGACCGCCGGCGATCGGCTTCCTCGCGGACTGGTTCTCCCTGCCCGTCGCGCTCACCACCGTCGCCCTGCTGGCCGGCGCGGCGGCGCTCATCGCGTACTCGGCGCGCGGCGTCTCGGCGCCTGCCCCCGCGGACGTATCCGCCGGCCGGATCCGGGCAGGCGTCCCCGCGGACGTACCGGCCCGTTCGGCGTACCAAGAAGGATGA
- a CDS encoding ROK family protein, which yields MNGKATTTRTRLERGRSALGPALELVHTGRAPTRAVLTTELGVTRATAGAVAAELEALGLIRVDSRPGAAAGSQGRPSHRLAVDDTGPVVLAAQVHADGFRAALVALGGRTVATAPGCVTVSSDPAQVLGEVVAEGAALLRESGRRCVGAGLAVPSAVAEPEGTALNPLHIAWPAGAPVRDLFIEQVRAAGIEGPAFTGNDVNLAALAEHRHGAGRGATQLLCVATGHRGVGGALVVDGRLHTGSSGLALEVGHLTVNPEGRPCHCGSRGCLDVETDPLAFLDAAGRDPGPEVSLLEQSRDLLRTEYADRTVRAAAEELIDRLGLGLAGLVNILNPDRVILGGLHRELLDADPARLRAVVADRSLWGRSGSVPILACTLDHNSLVGAAELAWQPVLDDPLAALT from the coding sequence ATGAACGGCAAGGCAACGACGACCAGAACTCGACTGGAGAGAGGCCGCAGTGCGCTGGGCCCCGCCCTGGAACTGGTCCACACGGGCCGCGCGCCCACCCGCGCCGTGCTCACCACGGAGCTGGGCGTCACCCGCGCGACCGCCGGCGCCGTCGCCGCCGAACTGGAAGCGCTCGGCCTGATCCGGGTCGACTCCCGCCCCGGCGCCGCAGCCGGTTCCCAGGGCCGCCCCTCGCACCGCCTCGCCGTGGACGACACCGGCCCCGTCGTCCTCGCCGCCCAGGTCCACGCCGACGGTTTCCGCGCCGCGCTCGTCGCCCTCGGCGGCCGTACGGTCGCCACCGCGCCCGGCTGCGTCACCGTCTCCTCCGACCCCGCCCAGGTGCTCGGCGAGGTTGTCGCCGAGGGCGCCGCCCTGCTGCGCGAGAGCGGCCGGCGCTGCGTCGGCGCCGGTCTCGCCGTCCCCTCGGCGGTCGCCGAACCGGAAGGCACCGCGCTCAACCCGCTGCACATCGCCTGGCCGGCGGGCGCCCCCGTACGCGACCTCTTCATCGAGCAGGTACGCGCCGCGGGAATCGAGGGTCCCGCCTTCACCGGCAACGACGTCAACCTGGCCGCCCTCGCCGAACACCGGCACGGCGCGGGCCGGGGGGCCACCCAACTTCTCTGCGTCGCCACGGGACATCGCGGCGTCGGCGGCGCGCTCGTCGTGGACGGCCGTCTGCACACGGGCAGTTCGGGACTGGCGCTGGAAGTCGGCCATCTGACCGTCAACCCCGAGGGCAGGCCCTGCCATTGCGGCAGCCGGGGCTGTCTCGACGTCGAGACCGACCCGCTGGCGTTCCTCGACGCGGCCGGCCGGGACCCCGGCCCCGAGGTGTCGCTGCTTGAGCAGTCGCGTGACCTGCTCCGTACGGAGTACGCCGACCGGACCGTACGGGCGGCGGCCGAGGAGTTGATCGACCGGCTCGGCCTCGGGCTCGCCGGACTCGTGAACATCCTCAACCCGGACCGCGTCATCCTCGGCGGTCTGCACCGCGAACTGCTCGACGCGGACCCCGCCCGGCTGCGCGCCGTCGTCGCCGACCGCAGTCTGTGGGGCCGCAGCGGAAGCGTGCCGATCCTCGCGTGCACGCTCGACCACAACAGCCTGGTGGGCGCCGCCGAACTGGCTTGGCAGCCGGTCCTGGACGACCCGCTGGCCGCACTGACCTGA
- a CDS encoding YhjD/YihY/BrkB family envelope integrity protein: MTEKPSGAEPAAPPPPRWFRRLDRWLRASPLGLAWSRGRDMELMHRAMGFAALGFLTLVPVLVLVAAAEPSSGQGFARWLGQAIGVTHESQTQVEKLFGVPDTALQRTTAFGLAALAVFGLTFGSAVQTGYEKVWDLPTARWHTMWRHVVFLALLVLALLGFTNTPSPGDPVIGALVVVVLDVIGTFLFFLIAQRLLLGGRVRWIALLPGAAATALGMLGLRGFSQLVFSPLIASSAVTYGPFGTVLVVQSWLVGVGFVVYGGALVGRLAHEGRVFRRLKDLDES, translated from the coding sequence ATGACCGAGAAGCCGTCCGGCGCGGAACCCGCCGCGCCGCCCCCGCCGCGCTGGTTCCGGCGCCTCGACCGGTGGCTGCGTGCCTCACCGCTCGGGCTCGCCTGGAGCCGGGGGCGCGACATGGAGCTGATGCACCGGGCCATGGGTTTCGCGGCGCTCGGCTTCCTCACCCTCGTCCCTGTGCTGGTTCTGGTCGCGGCGGCCGAACCGTCGAGCGGCCAGGGCTTCGCGCGCTGGCTCGGCCAGGCCATCGGCGTCACCCACGAGTCGCAGACGCAGGTCGAGAAATTGTTCGGGGTGCCCGACACGGCGCTCCAGCGCACCACCGCCTTCGGTCTCGCCGCGCTCGCCGTCTTCGGACTGACCTTCGGCTCCGCCGTCCAGACCGGTTACGAGAAGGTCTGGGACCTGCCCACCGCCCGCTGGCACACCATGTGGCGCCATGTCGTCTTCCTCGCCCTGCTGGTCCTCGCGCTGCTCGGCTTCACCAACACCCCCAGCCCCGGCGACCCCGTCATCGGCGCCCTGGTGGTCGTCGTGCTGGACGTCATCGGCACGTTCCTGTTCTTCTTGATCGCCCAGCGCCTGCTGCTGGGCGGGCGGGTCCGCTGGATCGCGCTGCTGCCGGGCGCCGCGGCCACCGCACTGGGCATGCTCGGCCTGCGGGGTTTCTCGCAGCTCGTCTTCTCGCCGCTGATCGCCTCCAGCGCCGTCACGTACGGCCCGTTCGGCACTGTCCTGGTCGTCCAGTCCTGGCTCGTCGGCGTCGGATTCGTCGTCTACGGAGGCGCGCTGGTCGGCCGCCTCGCCCACGAAGGCCGGGTGTTCCGCCGCCTGAAGGACCTCGACGAGAGCTGA
- a CDS encoding SHOCT domain-containing protein, with protein MNTLAHSGGPGPWILLFPLIWAAVIVGGITLLRRTVRRGRRGGPPWQSGGFGRDVRDARDPRDTPDAQSPIAMLGRRFASGEIDEDEYWRRLSVLDEQFGRTGKGGAA; from the coding sequence ATGAACACCCTTGCGCACAGTGGCGGACCCGGCCCCTGGATCCTGCTGTTCCCGCTCATCTGGGCAGCCGTGATCGTCGGTGGCATCACCCTCCTGCGCCGTACCGTCCGGCGCGGACGCCGGGGCGGACCCCCCTGGCAGTCCGGCGGCTTCGGCCGGGACGTACGCGACGCCCGGGACCCTCGGGACACGCCGGACGCACAGTCGCCGATCGCGATGCTGGGCCGGCGGTTCGCCTCCGGTGAGATCGACGAGGACGAGTACTGGCGCCGGCTCTCCGTCCTGGACGAGCAGTTCGGCCGTACGGGCAAGGGCGGTGCGGCGTGA